A region of the Anolis sagrei isolate rAnoSag1 chromosome 4, rAnoSag1.mat, whole genome shotgun sequence genome:
GCAACAGGCGCAGACTTCAGTGGAGGAGGGCTTCGGGAACCTTCCCCCGTCCCCTTCTGCACCGGCCAGCTGGAGCAGACTTCAGACGAGTGCTACGGGGACTCGGTGGAATCTTCATGCTTTTCCTCCCCTGGAATCTTagtcctccccttccccctccacaGAAGGGATATGGGCAAACCTGGCAGCACCTTCAtgccctctctcctcctccacaAAAGGAGATGGACAGGTCCGATGGCAGAAGTGGGCTTGTTTTTTTAACCCCGCACACACAGTTCTTACTTTTGCCCTTGTGCTGAGCAAGGAAATGTGGGTGTTATAGGTGGATAACCATATGCTTATAAATCGTGTCCCGTTGTGATCTTCAAACCTCAGTACTATTACATTAGACGTAACTGAGGAGTGTTCAGATAATTGTGACAAACTTTTCTGAAAGAATAGCCACATTAGGTGTGGTGGCCTCTTCATAGTTAAAAAATTGTTATGGTATGAGTTAGGTTAGTGACTCTTTGAGTAAATGTAGAAAATGGTATGTACATGTAAGTATGGGTACagttaaaatattatttgtttgAAGAGACTGACTGTTATGGCTGCATTGGTGGTGTGGGTTTTCTACCACCTCAAAGGATTTATTTGCAAATCTATGATAGAAAACTAGGATAGCTGGTTTATTTTACTAGAGTTCTATTATAAAAAATGGGCTTGTAACCAGTGCATATATGAATCACTCATACATGTATTTTTACATCAGTGCTGGCACCCCTCTGATACCAGCTTCAGGAAATATATCAAAAACTGCCTGATTAGTAGGCATGGCGCACTCATTGGATAGTGTAAATGGCAACTACACGAAAAGCATTGTGTTTGAAGTGTTCTGGAAGTTCTATATCTGTGATGATCAGAAACGTAAGAATCATTATCTAGCCATGCTGAACATCCTTGTGTGATCCAgcccatttttttttacatttctgaaAACAGTGCTCTTGCTTATTGTCTATGCCAAGAcaacatttcaaaatgtatttgtCTAGTTTTTAATCCTTTCTGTGGAAATACTACATTTTCTAAACCCATGACCCTCAATATGTTATATAAAAACCTAttgaaatgtttaaatgtttgtgaaaTCCGTATCTTTGTGTAAAAGAGGTATTAAAAGAATTTGTGGGAACACGAAAGGAAGAAGCAAAATAACAGGATGATTTTGAAGCATTGAAGAAGGATCCGCTTCCTGtaatttgtttctaatattgtAACATATAGTTAAACTCTTACAAGGATGtgatttatttatgctatttatAGAAGCCAACtttatattttgggattttcttctTCGGTGATAAGAGGAAGACACATATAGGTACTTGTTTTTAAGATGTGTGCATATGTTTTCTCCAACAGTCCTGTTCCAGATTATGTGAAATCAACTGTGGAAACTGTCATGAAAATTCATCAGACAGAAGGTGATGGGGATATTCTGGCATTTTTAACTGGCCAGGTAGACACAACAGAAATGTTTGTCCTGTTGATTGTTGTTTTGGTGTAAGGCGTTGGTATAAATCCTGGGTAACACTAGCACAGAAGTGGACATGGGTGTGCATGAAAGACCAATTTCggttttaaaaagtcaaaaaaccaGAAACAGATGTCGCCAGAGGTCTACTTGCCACTCTGGAAAATTGATGCTTTTGATATTATGCAGTGTACGGAGCCCTGAAACCTGTTTAAAAAGTGAATTGCCACCAGTGAGAGCTTCTAAAATGAAGAATTCGCCTGAATAATTAAAGAATCACAAAAGCATCACTGGGGGCATTTTAACCTTGAGGCTACTCCTTGCTCATCTCTGTGCTAATCAGATGAAAATCCCCACTATTGCATGCACTGAATTAGGCTAATGTTCAAATGGTTGTGCAGCAAGTTTGACTTTCTTATATGATAATTTTCTCTGATGCAATCCTTTCTACTCACTAGTGTTCTAGTGTTTGGCATGTTTGATCAGGTCCTTCTGCACTTATGCTTCAGTTTCAAATAATCAAAGTAGTGACATGTGAAAAACAGGAATTGTGAGACACAGAAGAGCAATAGCTTTCTCTGTCATTCTTGTCTAGCAATGTGTTTTTCTATCTGGAATATAAAATGAGGAAGTTTTAGCATCAGAATATTATGCTaaaatattcttattttattattttcctgaTCGGACCTGCACTAGAGAGACCTTCTAATCCTAAATTTCCAAAAAATGTAgtacttttttttaatgtaaaccTGAGAAATGTACAGTGAAACACCTTGGCCAACATAGAATATCCATGATAATACTTTTGTCTTAGGTACATGAACTTTATGCCAAATGCTTAATTTGAGTGATGTCTACctatcgatgcttttgagctgtggtgttggaggaaactgctgagagtgccttggactgcgagaagatccaaccagtccatcctccaggaaataaagcccgactgctcattggagggaaggatactagagacaaagttgaagtactttgaccacatcatgaggagacagcaaagcctagagaagacaattatgctggggaaagtgaaaggcaaaaggaagaggggccgaccaagggcaagatggatggatggcatccttgaagtgactggactgaccttgaaggagctgggggtggtgacggtcgacagggagctctggcgtgggctggtccatgaggtcacgaagagtcggagacgactgaacgaatgaacaacaacaactacctaTCCAAGggagccaacagggagctctggcatgggctggtccatgagggcacGAAGAGTCCGAAGCAACTGAATgagtaaacaacaataaacaacttcCTATCCAAATCCAGATATATTTAATCAAGACTAGTAAAAAAATATGTTTGCAATAATGTGATATTCTGGGGATCCATATCACATTATTACAAATTCCTAATAACGCCTCAATAACGTTGAAGCTTTTAATTGCAAACAACCCAGAATATTCCTCCAAAGTCCCTCTTGATTAAACGAAATAGTTTGTATGAAGTACCAAAATGAGTGAAGTTGGAATAATTAGATATGAGAAGGTGTTATATTAGAAGTACGTCAAAAAGGCCATGATATCTGAATAGCAGTCCagccagaaaaaaagaagaaatgtgcAGATGATTTAGGCATCTATTTTTTGTGTTTGAAGCAGACATTTTATAACTAAAGATTCAGGTACTGGTTGTTACACAATCTTCTGTTGTGCTATCTTGTTCTGAAATTGGCTTTCAAATGGGAAAAAAGTTTAATTTTCTGCCTAAAATCCATCTTCAATGTTCagctttgtgtgtttttttttaaagataataaAACAGGAAGAAAAGCTAACAAGAGTCAATTCAATGTTGTCTATGAGCATATCTTAATCCTTGTGATATAGCCTTGAACTAAATTTATTTTGATCTTTCATTTATCTTTATGCCTTTCTAGGAGGAGGTTGAAACTGTTGTTTCAATGCTGATAGAACAAGCACGGATCCTTGCTCGCACAGGAATGAAGAAACACCTGCGTGTTCTTCCTATGTATGCTGGGTTGCCTGCTTCTGAACAGATGAAAGTTTTTGAGCGGGTATCTCATAATGTTAGAAAGGTAAAGTCACTTCCAGTGTTGTTGTCATGAATGTAGTTTCATTAGGCATCATGCTTGTATTCTGGTTGTTTAACAGTATAACAACCACCTTCCCACAGTGTATTTGGCAATCTACcctttggaggttttttgggaggtgttctcTTCATaccagtggtttgagtgttgggttaTAATTTTGCCctacctgggttcaaatcccagtttaaccatggaaactcactgtatGACCGTGGGCAaatcagtctcagaggaagaaaacGAGAAAGCTCTTCTGAAGacattttgtcaagaaaaccctatgttaGGTTTGCCTTATGTTCACCATAGTCAGAGATCACTTAAAGGTATACCACAACAACCTCTCAATACATCTGTCTATGTCATTCTGATTGACAGTTACAGCAATTTTGCTtccttttatgttttatgttgttcAGAGGTCCTCATCTACTACACCACTCTCCTTGAAATGCTGGATGTGTAAAAGATAGTCTAATTGTTGCAGGACTAGATAAACATTTGGTTTGACCCAACATGAATCTACTTACTTTCCTAAAATTGAAATTTGTCTCCTATGACAATCCCCACAAATgtatttatagttgtttttgttttcctttatcttttaaaaatattggaatgTTACGCACTTTTGTTTTAAACATCATAGCAAAAATATCTCCTTAATTAAACTGAATGAGAAGAACAGTTTAAAAGGAGAAAACAACAGTTTGTATTCCTGTCTGACAATGAAGTTGCTCATGCTTCCAGTCCATTACATGTGAACTCCATTTTGCAATGTTGTTTCCTAATTACAGTTGGCTCTCTTTATCCATGGATTGTGCATTTACTGATTCAACCATCTacagctttaaaaaaatccccaaaacaaaacttgattttccattttatataaaggacaccattttactaagcCATTGTATATAGTGGGATTTGAACATCCGTGGATTTTGCTATCCTTGAAGGGGTCCTAGAATCAAACCCGAGTGGATACAAGGGGCCCACTGTAGTGTTTACTGACCTTCCCTCAACTGTGTTTTATGCATGTTTTGAATGATATCTGtaatttaataacttattaactAAGATATGGGAATGTAGTGAAGATTTAATgaaatgattttgatgttttatagtgCATCATTCTTGCCAGGTAACAGGAGATATGCATTTGTGGCTATTATTGCTCTAATTCTAAATCCTACTTTTTAACAACTGTCTTCTTTGTAACAACTCTAGCTGTtttgcttcatttttttctttaatggAACTCATTGGAAAAGCATTATTGGATATTTTCTCAAGCTTATCAAATTACTAATCACTGAACACAATGAGCCtaaaacagactgattttctaTGGTTATTTCAGGTCATAGTGGCTACCAATATTGCAGAAACATCTATCACAATCAATGGCATTTCATTTGTGATTGACTGTGGCTTTGTGAAGCTCCGTGCATATAATCCAAAAACAGCAATTGAATGCCTTGTGGTCGTGCCAGTATCAAAAGCCTCGGCTAATCAGAGGGCAGGTCGTGCAGGCCGGAATCGTTCAGGAAAATGCTACAGACTTTATACAGGTGGGGATGTGCTCTTTTGCTGGTGGTAGTATGCTTAAAAATTCTGTAGGTGTCTTCGGGACAATTAAAAAGTACAATTCTGTCTTAATAAGATTTATGTAATGGATatgcaattattttaaatatattattattattattattattattattattattggtttgtaatacattttaataaagtAAACACATTTTATAGTGTAGTTCTTATTGGAGTATATTATAGGTTGGACActattttgtgtatatttttcaaaattttaagACTCTGCTTATTTTGCAAAATTTCATATATAGGACAAATGAAACCAATAAGTGTATCTTGTCTTTATAGAGTTAATATGTGTATTGAGGAAGCAATTTCTGGGAATTTGGTCATCTAAGTATTAACAATCTAAGTGTAAATATGAGTTAAAGAAAGGGATAGCGTagtcaaattacaaaaaaattgaACACCGAAAAAGTGTCATTAATTGGTACTATTAATTCTAATCATGCCAAGTATTACATGATACAATCACCTGACACTGACTAGCCAGAATAATGATGAGCAGTTAAATGGTTGCATGATTGTATGAACAGTGACCTTGTACAAAAATATAacctcattgggttgttgtaggtttttcaggctgtgtggccatgttctagaagcattctctcctgatgtttcgcctgcatttgtggcaagcattctcagaggttgtgaggatgcttgccacagatgcaggcgaaagatcaggagagaatgcttctagaacatggccatacagcccaaaaaacctacagcaacccagtgattctgcccatgaaagcctccgacaatacatatAACATCATTTTCAGTTGGATAATGGCTGACCTTGAACAATGGGACTATTACAAACCCTGTCTAATTGGTTGAGCATGAAATATAAGTAGAGCTTGTCAGTAAACCGACTGATAACAGACAATCAGTTAATAGTAACACTCACTATGTGAATGTGTAGATAACCAGAAATTTGAGATACTATATAATCCAGTGTTAGACCAGAAAAAGTAAGTAGTCTCTTGAATAGCTTACTTGCTATGTCATTCCTAATTGAAGACCATACTTCATAAAGTTGATTATATCTGCAAATATAGATACTGCACTGTCCAGTGTTCTACAATGCCTTACAAAGTATATAGGATCTAAGATGTTTCATTGCTTACATAGAAAAGTATGATAGGAATGTGCCTAAACTGTAAAGCTTATATTTATCCTTGAGAGTTTGTATGGGTGTGGGTGAATATGACAGAGTGAGCGTGAGCGTGGGagaaaataagagagagagagagagagagagagagagagagagagagaggaacatCTTAAAAGATTACCTAGCTGTCTGCCTTATTCTCTCATATTAAATATCCAAAAATTCAAACACTTAAGATTACTGTTTGTGGGCTTCGGGATTCAAGCCATACTTCATTAACCAAACTCTTTTTCTGTATAAATGGTAGCTTCCTTTCCTTGTTTTTCATTCCTGTGTTCTGCCAAACACCCTGGATCCCCTTTACAGTCAAATCAAACTCCACCATGCCTCAGTTTCTACAATATTACCTTGGAGATGTCCTGTGACCACCCTACTAAATAAAATTGTATCGCTTCAACTGCTTCTTGGTTTTTGCATGAACTTTTTTGTTCTTTATAATAGAATGAATGCATATAGCTTCAATGGATTCGTAAATTAATAGTTTAATTTTCTCTTAACAGAAGAAGATTTTGAGAAGTTACCACAATCCACCATTCCTGAGATGCAGCGCAGTAACCTTGCACCAGTCATCCTGCAGCTCAAAGCTTTAGGAATTGACAATGTGCTAAGGTTCCCCTTCCTCTCAGTAAGTATGAGACTCTTGTTTAACTGTTTATCTTGTATAGTTTGGTTTGCCAGATTCACAGTACAAGCCACATTTCAAGGACATCAAGGGTTACTCTTCCTTTACTTTGCCACCTACATAACATTCTCTTCTATGTCAAACAACACAGATAAATAGACTCTCATATTTAATTGCTTTCCATATCTCAGCAGGAATCTTGTATGGGTGAATGCATACGGGTAGAAGAGATTGATCTTTGTTTTCTGACTCTTCTAGTTTGCTCAACTTTTAGTATTAGCCCCCAAGAAAGAGAAGTACATTTCTTTTTGAAAAGGTACTGGgtaaatatatattctttttcttcCAGCCTCCACCTGCTCAATCAATGGTTCAAGCTTTGGAGCTACTCTATGCATTGGGAGGTAAGATTAtttaattttcattattatatatattaaaaagattTCTGTACAGAGAATCATTCTTTTAACACATGTATAATTAGTTCATTTCAAAGtatgttataatatataatattatatatagagCATGGGTCATCAAAATTtatgttttgcattttcttcttctctAGGGCTTGATAAATATTGTCGTCTTACTGAACCTCTTGGAATTAGGATAGCAGAGTTTCCTTTGAATCCTATGTTTGCTAAGATGCTTCTAGAATCAGGTAATTCCAAAGATACATAGTTGCAATTAAGCCTTCTTGTAGTTAATTTCTGATAATTAGGTGATGAGAATGCTCTGCAAGGCATTTTTCACCTAAATGGATTATTAGCTGTTTGGTTTTCTTTAATAGTAGACATTTGGGTCATGCTTGTATTATGATGGTAGAATGTAGGAGATATGGAAGCAGTACTAAAGAGACTATGCTTCATTTAAGTCCATACTACAAATGAAGCAAAGATATGATTGTTGTGACAATTTATTGAATAAATTCTGACTTAATCCTCCTCCTTTGCTTGTTACAGTTATTAAGATCTACTAATCAATATGTGCACCATTTGTTCCCTGAGGTTGACTTTTAGGCAGTTGCTCATGATATATATGGGACTCTGGTAACCCACATTCCCATTTCAGCTTTTTCATCTGCCAAAAGGTTTAGGGGAATCTCTAGAATAGCATTAAGTGTAGTGGAGGGAGCTGCAGTCATAACAGAAAATTTAGCTATTGTTTTGTCTTGTCCATCACACCTTCTATCCAAATGGCATGAGtctatctatttttttaaaatgtatgttccTACATCTTTGTGATAAGACAAGCTAGAAATGAGAAGTTTTTGGATTTCAGTATTTTAGAAGACATATACCTACACATTATGAAAAAGGGGAAAGTGGGGCTAGTgccagctgagtttttcctcaagGAGCCCTGTtgggggaaagagaagaggaaggactCTGCTTACACGAGGCCTCTATAAAAAGCAGATATGCTAGGTGTTTTGCCAGGTATCAGCACGCTTTCCTTCAAGCAACGTagccaggaaggaagagaaaaatctctcttccccccccccccaatctctctCCGTGCTGGATACAGGCAGCAGCCAGTAGTGTTGTTCTACTCTCATAGCTCCTTGAAAAACTGAATAGGTGCTGGATGTGTGGCTGTCCCCCTTTCCCCAAAAGTGGCTAGAGGCACAAAGCTTTGGGTTTGCGCCTCTAGTCCCTTGGATAAAGGGACTACATGTTAACTGCTAATATATCTTTAACCAGGTGATTATGCAAACCACATTGTATTATTTGGAGTTTCAGTATTTAGCAGTGAGAAAGTGAAGTTTCTCCCACCCTTCTGATTATTTTGCAGGGAATTTTGGTTGCTCCCAAGAGATCCTGAGCATTGCAGCCATGATGCAAATCCAGAATGTCTTTATGATTCCTCCAAACCAGAAGTCACAAGCTGTAAGTGTTGTTTCTGTACTCAATGACATTATTTCTTGCCTCTTCCAGTTCCTTTGGAAAGCTGAATATCTTGTTTAAATTCATCTTGTTGACTGTATCTATAATTACATCTGAGAAGTTTGACTGTGTTGTAATGATTCAGCCTGTAACATGAGATAAAGTGAGACTTgttcatttcttgatttaaaaaatgcataatCAGTTAAAATTTAACTTTAAACCTAACGTTTAGCCTAAATTTGAACTGCTAATCCAATGACAGGGATTCAGCCTGTTTCGTTTTGTTATATCTCTTGAAAGTTCACATATAAAATTAAGGTAGGTTTGTGGTCCTGGATATTCAGGTGCAATACTGAATGCTTTTACCTATCTTAGGcttgctttttttggggggggggggggaggaggtagCCTTAATCACTGTTGCACATGTTCAGAGTTGGCTAGCAGCCGAATCTTTGAAGAGCTAATTTATTGGAGCATGGTTTCCCCACTTTAATCTGGCTTTCTTTTTGCtcatttcaaaataatttatttttttatcttgaAAGCCCAAAACAATTTAGGATTATAGACTTAAAAGACCATCTCCTCTGAAAAGGTCCTGTTGGCCCTCAGATATTAGCAAACTTTTTGCGTATCTTACTTATGTCTCAGTTCATCTATAGTGGGTATGAAGATATGGAAATCATGCTCTTGTTGTTGAGTTCATTCCATGAAATACACTGTTTAAGAAATCTGCCTGGCCCCTTCTTGTTACTGGTTGAatatatgaaggaaggaaggaaggaaggaaggaaggaaggaaggaaggaaggaaggaaggaaggaaggaatttataTATATGCGCACGTCTGTGGCCTATCATGTTTTTGGCTAATATTATTTCTACACCTTCAAATCTAGTTGTTTGTATCTTCTACTTTGGCCTTTGTTTTTATAATTTGTGTCTAAATATGATGCTTTTAAAGTTGCTACTCCTTGTCATGTTTGAAAACAGGATAGAGATGGGAAACCAGTACGCATATTCCCCTTAACAAATACATTGCTTGCTTTCTGCATGTGAGGGAAGGGAAATAGTCAAATAAATCAGAATAATGTCatattatacaaaacatatcacATTCATCGAAATTGCAATGTATTAAGAAATATATTTGTACCAAGCTTTTGTAAAAGTCAGAAAGATTCACGCATTTCTTAAATTGATTCCACAGTCTTAAGTGGAACTGTGTGGTCTCTTTCTAAAAGGACTCTGTATATAAGTTTGTAATCCTTTCTCCTTTTCAGATCAGAGAACACAGAAAATTTGCTGTTGAAGAGGGTGACCATCTCACTATGCTTAATGTCTATGAAGCCTTTATCAAAGTAAGCATAAAGCTAAAGCACAAAAAGACCAATGAGGCCTGATTTTAAGTCCTCAGTTCAGCTGATGATAGTCTTAGGCAGAGAATGATCCAACATAGAGACTAGCTGTGTGTTGTAGGCTAAGTGAAACCAACACAAGTTTTGATGGAAATTATGTTTCATCCAAAACTCTTGCAGTCCTGCTTGGTCCTTTGTGACTTAAAATGTTTTGTAGCAAGCCATGTGACTATGTTCATACAAGTGTATCTCCTTCATTTAGGGACAAGGATTCTCAAACTCAACACAATCCTTGTGCTGTCAGCAATCCCAGATTTCTAGAACGCTTGCTTGCAGATATGTTTGGCATACATGCACTTTTTCTGATTAATGTACTGCCTTGAGTGTAGCACGCCCTCATTTATAATGGCTTTGTCAACTGGAATTTAGATTTGGATTGCAGAGAAATTTGATATTTGATAGCAGTGAAGTCATGAGAGTTCCAATGTTGCATATCAAAGTGTCTTTCGCAAATTTTGGTCTCGATCTTCTTCTCTTATTGCTGACAGGGTTGtattatgatgatgtttatttataccctgcttttttctctccacaaaggagactcaaagcggcttacattaaacgtgtttcaatgccatttagaatctacaaatatacaaacattgaaaaagaattaaatacctatggcattaaaacatttaaagttaaaatccataaaaactgtttaaaaccatACTAAAACCATAGCACCCCTGCCTTGATCTTAaaaatcttctttaaaagcctgtctgaataaaaagggtttagcctgccaccggaaggacagcagggaatgGGCCATTCTGGGTTCCctgagaagggagttccagtgtttgatgattttaaatgtatttttgccATATTGTATACAGATTTGGGGCCTTTATGCTCTGCTTCCCCATCTATAATGTAAAGGCAAGGAAACACTGGAATGAAGTTAGGGCTAGCAAGTTTTTGAAGCCAGCTTTTCCATTGCTGTTTAGATGTTTGTTTTTCTCCCTGTGTAGCACAACAAAAGTTCTCAGTGGTGTCAAGAtcattttttgaactacaaaggCCTTGTCAGGGCCACAGCTGTGAGAGAACAGCTGAAAAAACTCCTTGTCAAGTTCAAAGTACCGAAAAAATCCTGTGAAGGTATGAGAAATAGAATGTCGATGATTTCTGTTGATGATTCTTTGCATGTCCTTTCACAACAATTTGTATAATTGATTGCTTTGCTTACCATTTAGCAGGAGCTTGTAACATCCATTCATTTTGAATGGTTTTGGTAACATGTGGTGTATTTTTATTAATGGAAGCTTTGATAGAATTCAGTATACCTGTAACTTTACTGCTTCAAGCTAGCAATATTTATATACTACAGTGCAAGATATATGGAATAATTTCTCTGGCTTCCCTCTCCATGTTTGATTTACTTACATATTACATGGAGGAAATCCAAATGATGTGGTGTCTCTTGAAAAGAAATGAACACACCCAATTTGACAAACATCTGTCTGTCTTAATCAAAAAGGTGCTTATCAGTGTAAACACAAGAAGTCCCTAGCATGAATCAGACTTCTACATATTTTGGTTCTAGGTGTCATAACTCATGGTGAAATATGTAAAGGAAATAATTTTCATGTGGTTACATTTCTTGTTTATTAAGAAGATTAATACCGTTTTCACATGCGCTATAAAGTGGTTTACAGTTAACAAGTCTAGAAATGCCACATTATGTCAACCAATATGTAGATTCAAAGTAGCAAATtaataaaaatggtacaaaatatTCCCCATCATGTCTCCCAGTTCCTTTTCAGAGGTCACAATTAAATGTTCTGTTCAGAATTGCACATAGGAAATCCTATTTGTGTTCAGTGCTGACTAACTGCATTTTAAAACTGCTGAAATTCTATAAATCTTGATCTCTGATTATTAGAACATTTTTCTTTTGTTCTATCATCAAGTGTGGGCTAGAGTAAGGTCTTAGAGTAGATGCAACAGTTCGCATTATTACATGGCATGTAACAggtatttaaaaaaattgttttagtgaAAAGCAATGTAGATGAATGGGAGCATGGATCCTCAGCCATTATCTAATGGGATATTTGCTCATTTCAAATCCTTCCTCTTTCATCTGTTTTTAACCTGGAAAAAGAGATAGGGCAGGTAAAAAAGCAAGTGAGAGAACACAGTGATCTTGAGCAGACAATAAGCAGAAAAGCAATAGTTCAAGTCCCCTCCCCTCTGTTTATTGCAGGAGTTAgatcttttaaaaagttgttgTAACTGTCTGCTGTGTAATGTCTCATTTGAGCACTTCTGATACCTGGCTTTGTGAGATCTGAATAACGCAGCTATAGTTAGGAAGAAATAATTGATATTTTACATAGTGATGAGGTTATCTGGTCATCTGGTGAACATGAAAGAAAACAGATATTTTAGAGTCTATTTGAAGAGcatctttaaaatgtatttgatgAGTCACCTCATCAAAGAATATGGAATTTAAGATTCTTCTAATATCACAGGTAATTGACCTGTGTGGGTCAATAGAGACACTTAAAAGCAgtggcatttgtttatttattttaggtgATCCAGATCCTGTTCTAAGGTGCATAGTTTCTGGATTCTTTGCTAATGCAGCCAGATTTCATTCCACGGGAGCCTAcaggtaaattattattattattattattattattattattattattattggtttaaaaaaacccattccTAGTACATGAACATCCCAGTATCCTAGTGGTGACCACTATAGCTCAGCTCTGAGTGTGGTGAAAAAGGGGTGGAGATGGGTAATTGCAATCTTGCAATACTGGTAGAAtagaaagtgaaaaatgtggGTAACGTGGGCAAGAGTTATGATCAATAAAAGGGTCATTGGAAGGCAAAAGCCGTTAAAAACAGCACTGATTTGCTTTCCTCAATACTATATATCAGCTACAATCACAGGCTAACTGTTCTTCTGTGACATAAATTGGCACTCTACTTCCTAGTGAACTGAGCTACATCAGGCAGAGACAAATCAGACTGCAAATATTCTAGAGCTATCCATCATCTTCTTAGACGAACTGCCTTCATATCTCTGAAGTGTAAAGTCAGTGTAAATAAGAGGAAAATAAAGACATTCAAAACACCTAAATGAATGCTGGAAATGTCTCCAACTCAATTTCCTTTTGCTGTTAGTATTGTTGAAAAATTTGCCTATCAATAATCAGGCTAATAATTGAGGAA
Encoded here:
- the DHX35 gene encoding probable ATP-dependent RNA helicase DHX35 isoform X1; amino-acid sequence: MAAPVGPMKFWKPGTDGPGVNLSEERQSPAESGCVSVIYNPYVSLSIEQQRQKLPVFKLRNHILYLVENYQTLVIVGETGCGKSTQIPQYLMEAGWTAEGRVVGVTQPRRVACVSIAGRVAEERGALLGHEVGYCIRFDDCTDPQATRIKFLTDGMLVREMMADPLLTRYSVIMLDEAHERTLYTDIAIGLLKKVQKKRGDLRLIVASATLDAEKFRDFFNQNETSDPSKDTSMILTVEGRTFPVDVFYIQRRRLQWRRASGTFPRPLLHRPAGADFRRVLRGLGGIFMLFLPWNLSPPLPPPQKGYGQTWQHLHALSPPPQKEMDSPVPDYVKSTVETVMKIHQTEGDGDILAFLTGQEEVETVVSMLIEQARILARTGMKKHLRVLPMYAGLPASEQMKVFERVSHNVRKVIVATNIAETSITINGISFVIDCGFVKLRAYNPKTAIECLVVVPVSKASANQRAGRAGRNRSGKCYRLYTEEDFEKLPQSTIPEMQRSNLAPVILQLKALGIDNVLRFPFLSPPPAQSMVQALELLYALGGLDKYCRLTEPLGIRIAEFPLNPMFAKMLLESGNFGCSQEILSIAAMMQIQNVFMIPPNQKSQAIREHRKFAVEEGDHLTMLNVYEAFIKHNKSSQWCQDHFLNYKGLVRATAVREQLKKLLVKFKVPKKSCEGDPDPVLRCIVSGFFANAARFHSTGAYRTIRDDHELHIHPTSVLYAEKPPRWVVYNEVIQTSKYYMRDVTAIESAWLLELAPHFYQQGTHLSLKAKRTKVDDH
- the DHX35 gene encoding probable ATP-dependent RNA helicase DHX35 isoform X2, giving the protein MAAPVGPMKFWKPGTDGPGVNLSEERQSPAESGCVSVIYNPYVSLSIEQQRQKLPVFKLRNHILYLVENYQTLVIVGETGCGKSTQIPQYLMEAGWTAEGRVVGVTQPRRVACVSIAGRVAEERGALLGHEVGYCIRFDDCTDPQATRIKFLTDGMLVREMMADPLLTRYSVIMLDEAHERTLYTDIAIGLLKKVQKKRGDLRLIVASATLDAEKFRDFFNQNETSDPSKDTSMILTVEGRTFPVDVFYIQSPVPDYVKSTVETVMKIHQTEGDGDILAFLTGQEEVETVVSMLIEQARILARTGMKKHLRVLPMYAGLPASEQMKVFERVSHNVRKVIVATNIAETSITINGISFVIDCGFVKLRAYNPKTAIECLVVVPVSKASANQRAGRAGRNRSGKCYRLYTEEDFEKLPQSTIPEMQRSNLAPVILQLKALGIDNVLRFPFLSPPPAQSMVQALELLYALGGLDKYCRLTEPLGIRIAEFPLNPMFAKMLLESGNFGCSQEILSIAAMMQIQNVFMIPPNQKSQAIREHRKFAVEEGDHLTMLNVYEAFIKHNKSSQWCQDHFLNYKGLVRATAVREQLKKLLVKFKVPKKSCEGDPDPVLRCIVSGFFANAARFHSTGAYRTIRDDHELHIHPTSVLYAEKPPRWVVYNEVIQTSKYYMRDVTAIESAWLLELAPHFYQQGTHLSLKAKRTKVDDH